One window from the genome of Podospora pseudocomata strain CBS 415.72m chromosome 6, whole genome shotgun sequence encodes:
- a CDS encoding hypothetical protein (EggNog:ENOG503P106), translated as MVPPDYLLWPLETEVLGKKEKEKPATDILPATYHYHEAAGRRAVGNPAKDIPTFLRRELSLGDLADMMQHLWFAGAKRPAMPLHSHVAIGREITITDRMDLHLLWDNKGKLLIKPVPRFLLDPAFCSTNLQCPDACACHDPPADTCRGIPRRVALGFLYTYACLVSSESDFYIANEKHLFPYREDDKPLEWADWKILARELLRMYERELDVVHPRFLRAELRLSRINIIHRLTSLPLFNPYLRGRHNYGSFFRDNLTWITTATVFIALVLTAMQVGLATERLRENAAFQQVSYGFTVFAILGPLCAFGLVVLDALFHLVKDLPLLLRGRRSRTAPNRTISGAEPEAFA; from the exons ATGGTTCCGCCAGACTACTTGCTCTGGCCG CTCGAAACCGAGGTGCtcgggaagaaggagaaagagaagccCGCTACGGATATATTACCGGCTACCTACCACTACCATGAGGCCGCCGGAAGGCGCGCGGTCGGTAACCCGGCGAAGGACATACCGACCTTTTTACGGAGGGAGCTTTCTCTCGGAGACCTAGCTGATATGATGCAACACCTATGGTTTGCCGGCGCAAAGCGTCCCGCCATGCCGCTGCACTCTCATGTCGCCATAGGTCGGGAGATCACTATCACCGACCGGATGGATCTGCACCTCCTCTGGGATAACAAGGGGAAGCTCTTGATTAAGCCCGTCCCACGCTTTCTCCTCGATCCAGCTTTTTGCAGCACCAACCTACAATGCCCGGATGCCTGCGCCTGCCACGACCCTCCGGCGGATACGTGCCGGGGAATCCCACGGAGAGTCGCCCTCGGCTTTCTCTACACGTACGCCTGTCTCGTATCGTCGGAGAGCGACTTCTATATCGCCAACGAAAAGCACCTCTTTCCTTACAGGGAAGACGACAAGCCACTAGAATGGGCAGACTGGAAGATCCTGGCCAGAGAGCTCCTCCGAATGTATGAGCGCGAACTAGATGTTGTCCACCCTCGCTTCCTGCGTGCCGAGCTCCGTCTCTCCCGTATCAATATCATCCACCGCTTAACCAGCCTCCCACTGTTCAACCCCTACCTCCGCGGTCGGCACAACTACGGTAGCTTCTTCCGCGATAACCTCACCTGGATAACTACTGCCACCGTCTTCATCGCCCTGGTGCTGACCGCGATGCAGGTCGGTCTCGCCACGGAACGGCTTAGGGAAAATGCCGCCTTCCAGCAGGTTTCGTACGGCTTTACCGTCTTCGCTATCTTAGGTCCTTTGTGCGCGTTCGGCTTGGTGGTCCTAGACGCGCTATTCCATCTCGTCAAGGACCTGCCGTTGCTTCTCAGAGGACGGCGCAGCCGCACGGCGCCCAACCGCACTATATCTGGTGCTGAGCCGGAGGCTTTCGCCTAG